A DNA window from Ignavibacteriales bacterium contains the following coding sequences:
- the mqnE gene encoding aminofutalosine synthase MqnE, whose product MIISFKDNQLTAIWEKILRSERLSLEDGLILFNTNDLISLGKMAHYVQQQKSGDAVYFVLNQKIEHTNVCILSCKFCDFAKKKGEPDAYEMTTEEILSKITPEIKEVHITGGMPRDWRWDRYIDIVKSIHDKFPDADVKAYTAVEIDFFHKKFRLSIEDVLSQLQSAGLRTMPGGGAEIFTERVRKLLFPQKIGAKGYLEVHKTAHKLGIPTNCTMLYGHIETIEERLIHMIKLREAQDETAGFLSFIPLAFQPGDTGIKPKNQFTSAIDDLKTIAISRLMLDNIPHIKAYWVMLTEEVASVALNFGADDIDGTVGQERIAHDAGAISPMKLAKDKLIKIITDGGKIPVERDAFYNPLNSYTQNVIGKIPYLNSVPFYNDLEKNDFKILPVAPRRMGMLSKEGQIDTGLFSLIDYFDQEESFELLDWCIATRDQVKSVMLFSKEGWIGLNGKKIGITDDTATSVHLLKVILEKKYNIRTEFVRLHPGVNDYRYYDAILLIGDDALKYNKIGLNGFELVFDLAKEWYDWQKLPFVFAVWACKKSLSAERKQELKKMICTSLSKSEIQYDKIGASHGRTIGLSSNETKEYLEGFNYRLGEREKEAMSIFRKLVNEINIKA is encoded by the coding sequence AAAAGCGGCGACGCGGTTTACTTCGTACTTAATCAGAAAATAGAGCATACGAACGTTTGTATTCTTTCGTGCAAGTTCTGTGATTTCGCCAAGAAAAAAGGTGAACCGGACGCATATGAGATGACCACCGAAGAAATTCTTTCAAAAATCACACCCGAGATAAAAGAGGTTCACATCACCGGAGGAATGCCTCGCGATTGGCGATGGGACCGATACATAGATATCGTTAAAAGCATTCATGATAAATTTCCCGATGCCGATGTAAAAGCATATACGGCTGTCGAGATTGACTTCTTTCATAAAAAATTCAGATTATCGATTGAAGATGTTCTGAGTCAACTTCAATCTGCGGGTTTACGTACGATGCCCGGTGGTGGCGCAGAGATTTTTACCGAGCGTGTGCGTAAGCTTTTATTTCCGCAAAAGATCGGAGCAAAAGGATATCTCGAAGTTCACAAGACTGCGCATAAACTTGGCATTCCCACAAATTGCACCATGCTTTACGGACATATCGAAACGATCGAGGAACGTTTGATTCATATGATCAAACTGCGCGAAGCGCAGGATGAAACAGCCGGCTTCCTGAGTTTTATTCCGCTCGCTTTTCAACCCGGAGATACCGGCATTAAACCCAAAAATCAATTTACTTCAGCGATCGATGATTTAAAGACAATTGCAATATCCAGACTCATGCTCGATAATATCCCACATATCAAAGCATACTGGGTAATGTTGACCGAAGAAGTGGCATCGGTTGCGTTAAATTTCGGGGCGGATGATATCGACGGAACAGTCGGGCAGGAACGAATAGCTCACGATGCAGGCGCAATCAGTCCGATGAAGCTCGCGAAAGATAAACTCATTAAAATAATAACAGATGGCGGAAAGATTCCGGTTGAACGAGATGCTTTTTATAATCCGCTGAACTCGTATACGCAAAATGTTATCGGCAAAATTCCTTATTTGAATTCTGTCCCGTTTTATAATGATTTAGAAAAAAATGATTTCAAAATTCTTCCCGTCGCACCGCGCAGGATGGGAATGCTGAGCAAAGAAGGACAAATTGATACAGGACTATTTTCGCTGATCGATTATTTTGATCAAGAAGAAAGTTTTGAGTTGTTGGATTGGTGTATAGCGACGAGAGATCAGGTTAAAAGTGTCATGCTTTTTTCTAAAGAAGGTTGGATCGGTTTGAATGGAAAGAAGATTGGAATAACAGATGATACCGCAACATCAGTCCATCTGTTAAAAGTAATCTTAGAGAAGAAATATAATATTCGCACAGAGTTTGTTCGTCTGCATCCCGGGGTTAACGATTACAGATATTACGACGCCATCCTCTTGATTGGAGATGATGCATTGAAGTATAACAAGATAGGATTGAATGGCTTCGAACTCGTTTTTGATCTTGCAAAAGAGTGGTACGATTGGCAAAAACTTCCGTTCGTTTTCGCCGTTTGGGCATGTAAAAAAAGTTTGAGTGCCGAGCGGAAACAAGAATTAAAAAAAATGATCTGTACGTCATTGAGCAAATCGGAGATTCAATATGACAAAATCGGAGCCAGTCATGGAAGAACCATCGGTCTGAGTTCAAACGAAACAAAGGAATACCTCGAAGGTTTCAACTACCGGTTGGGAGAGCGGGAAAAAGAAGCGATGTCGATCTTCCGGAAATTGGTTAACGAGATTAATATTAAAGCGTAA